One Kitasatospora sp. NBC_01287 DNA window includes the following coding sequences:
- a CDS encoding Xaa-Pro peptidase family protein produces MSDAHAARRERLSEYCSAGGADAALITRPANVRYLTGCAPCGATLLLTRERALLVLPAELPPDDTGEHPYAADLPRLTAAPDQDTAEAAAEAAARFHVADLAVEEHDLTVSRHRALAAPAAGVRLLDLGRAVERLRVVKDEQELGELRIAAEIGDQALGELLESILVGRTERHLAMELERRMIDHGADRAGYPVSVGTGSHSGRGSHQPTDRRVEEGDFLTVSLGAQYRGYSVRTTRTFVIGAAPAAWQVELHRLVFEAQRAGREALAPGVLTSAPDRAAREVLRAGGHEEQPPRPFGHGVGLEVREAPQLGPAEMGKLDNRVPVTVGPGVHLPGRGGVRIEDTLVVRPLEEGGPELLTITTKELLAL; encoded by the coding sequence ATGTCCGATGCCCACGCGGCCCGCCGGGAGCGGCTGAGCGAGTACTGCAGCGCGGGCGGGGCGGACGCGGCGCTGATCACCAGGCCCGCCAACGTCCGGTACCTGACCGGCTGCGCCCCGTGCGGCGCCACGCTGCTGCTCACTCGCGAGCGCGCGCTGCTCGTGCTGCCCGCCGAGCTGCCGCCCGACGACACCGGCGAGCACCCCTACGCCGCCGACCTGCCGCGCCTGACGGCCGCACCCGACCAGGACACCGCCGAGGCCGCCGCCGAGGCAGCCGCCCGCTTCCACGTCGCCGACCTCGCGGTGGAGGAGCACGACCTGACCGTCAGCCGCCACCGGGCCCTCGCCGCGCCGGCCGCCGGGGTCCGGCTGCTCGACCTGGGCCGCGCGGTGGAACGGCTGCGGGTGGTCAAGGACGAGCAGGAGCTCGGCGAGCTGCGGATCGCCGCCGAGATCGGCGACCAGGCGCTCGGCGAGCTGCTGGAGTCGATCCTGGTCGGCCGCACCGAGCGGCACCTGGCGATGGAGCTGGAGCGCCGGATGATCGACCACGGGGCGGACCGCGCGGGCTACCCCGTCTCGGTCGGCACCGGCAGCCACTCGGGGCGCGGCAGCCACCAGCCCACCGACCGGCGGGTCGAGGAGGGCGACTTCCTGACCGTCTCGCTCGGCGCGCAGTACCGCGGCTACTCGGTCCGCACCACCCGGACCTTCGTGATCGGCGCGGCCCCCGCGGCCTGGCAGGTCGAGCTGCACCGGCTGGTCTTCGAGGCCCAGCGGGCCGGGCGCGAGGCGCTGGCGCCGGGGGTGCTGACCAGCGCGCCGGACCGCGCGGCCCGTGAAGTGCTGCGGGCCGGAGGCCACGAGGAGCAGCCGCCCCGGCCGTTCGGGCACGGTGTCGGCCTCGAGGTGCGGGAGGCGCCGCAGCTGGGCCCCGCGGAGATGGGTAAACTGGACAATCGCGTGCCGGTCACCGTCGGTCCTGGGGTACACCTCCCGGGCCGTGGCGGGGTCCGGATCGAGGACACGCTCGTGGTGCGCCCCCTCGAAGAGGGCGGTCCCGAGCTGCTCACCATCACCACCAAGGAGCTCCTCGCCCTGTGA